Within the Chromobacterium paludis genome, the region CGCAGTCGCCGCGCTCGGCGATCCAGGCGGCGCGCAAGGGCGCGAGGCCGCTCTGGATGTCGATTTTCGCGGCCGGATCGCTGTATGGGCCGCTGGTGTCGTAGACGTAGATGGGCGGGTTCTGCTCGCCGCCGAACTGGGTCGGCGTGTCGGCCTGGCGAATCTCGCGCATCGGCACTTGAATGTCCGGGCGGCTGCCGGCGACATGGATCTTGCGGGAGTTAGGCAAGGGCTGGATGGCGGCGGCGTCCACCACCATTTGCTTGTTTACGGGCGCGTTCATCGGGCGGGTGTCTCCAAAAGCGATGAAGCGGCGCAAGGAGCGATCCGGCGGGGCCGGCTGCGGGTATGGCGTGGCCATGGCGGGCAGGTGACGCTTCCCTACGCCGGTATTATCCGGGTCAGGTTCCAAGGGTATTTCTCACCCGCGCCGCGCTTCAGCCCGATGTCCTACGCTTTGGTAGCCATCTACGCCGAACGCCAGGCGCAGGACCCCTAGCGATGCCGTGTGAAGGTAAGGCAAATATGGGATAATCGCAAGTTATCGTCATGACCAGAGTCTTGCCGCCGCCGGCGGACTCCCAGCCACCGGAGTGTAAGTTGATGGATTTCGAAAAAAACCGTTTCAATATGGTCGAACAACAAATTCGCCCGTGGGATGTCCTGGATTCCACCATTCTGGACCTGCTGTTCCACGTGAAACGCGAGGACTTCGTGTCCGACAATCAGCGCCAACTGGCCTTCGTCGACACCGAACTGCCGCTGCCCAACGGCAGCAAGATGCTGCAGCCTAAGATGGAAGCGCGCCTGGCCCAGGACGCCCTGATCCAGTCCGGCGACAAGATTCTGGAAATCGGCACCGGCAGCGGCTACCTGACCGCGCTGCTGGCCAAGCTGGGCAAACACGTCGTCAGCGTGGAAATCGACCCGGCGCAGAAAGACCGCGCCGCAGCCCACCTGAAGAAGGCCGGCATCGCCAACGTCACCCTGGTGGAAGGCGACGGCGTGCTGGGTCTCCCGCAGCAAGCGCCTTACGACGTGATCGTGGTTGGCGGCTCCTTGCCCGTCGTGCCGCAGGAACTGAAGGACCAGCTGGCCGTCGGCGGCCGCCTGATCCTGGTGGTGGGCGATCTGCCGGTGATGAGCTGCAAGCTGATCCAGCGCGAGACCGACACCAGCTTCCGCGAAACCACGCTGTTCGAAACCTGCATCGAGCGTCTGAAGAAGTTCGAAGCCGTCGAACCCGCTCGCTTCAGCTTCTGATCATGCTGCGCGAAATCACCGCCCCCGCCCTCGCCGCCCAGCTGGCTGACCCGCAGGCCAAG harbors:
- a CDS encoding protein-L-isoaspartate O-methyltransferase family protein translates to MDFEKNRFNMVEQQIRPWDVLDSTILDLLFHVKREDFVSDNQRQLAFVDTELPLPNGSKMLQPKMEARLAQDALIQSGDKILEIGTGSGYLTALLAKLGKHVVSVEIDPAQKDRAAAHLKKAGIANVTLVEGDGVLGLPQQAPYDVIVVGGSLPVVPQELKDQLAVGGRLILVVGDLPVMSCKLIQRETDTSFRETTLFETCIERLKKFEAVEPARFSF